In Mugil cephalus isolate CIBA_MC_2020 chromosome 20, CIBA_Mcephalus_1.1, whole genome shotgun sequence, the following are encoded in one genomic region:
- the LOC124998054 gene encoding histone acetyltransferase KAT7-like isoform X1 produces MGSLLNYPLRTAGSSSDGTEDSDFSADLEHAEASEIVHRRSSTRLTRASLRLSQSSQDNCSSPAAAAPDEGHDSAAESTAAAAAAAAAASVFSSGRRITRSQQGASNATAKKYPLRQSRSSGSDTEANDIKRGADRDETPPRTPTGNAPSSESDIEVSSPSNDLVSSSNDIVVSQEEDERLAKELSLKEAAAHDLSHRPKRRRFHESYNFNMKCPTPGCNSLGHLTGRHERHFSISGCPLYHNLSADECKGKATTRDKQAEERTLSHRQDENRHSTRNQAPSDRQLRYKEKVTELRRKRNSGLNKEQKDKYMEHRQSHGTSREPLLENITSDYDLELFRKAQARASDDLEKLRLAGQVSEGSNMIKTIVFGRYELDTWYHSPYPEEYARLGRLYMCEFCLKYMKSQTILRRHMAKCVWKHPPGDEIYRKGNISVFEVDGKKNKIYCQNLCLLAKLFLDHKTLYYDVEPFLFYVMTEADNTGCHLVGYFSKEKNSFLNYNVSCILTMPQYMRQGYGKMLIDFSYLLSKVEEKVGSPERPLSDLGLISYRSYWKEVLLRYLNNFQGKEISIKEISQETAVNPVDIVSTLQSLQMLKYWKGKHLVLKRQDLIDDWKAKETKRGNGKTIDPTALKWTPPKGT; encoded by the exons ATGGGATCTTTATTGAATTATCCGCtg AGGACCGCAGGCAGCAGCTCGGACGGGACGGAGGACTCTGACTTTTCCGCCGACCTCGAACACGCCGAAGCTTCGGAGATCGTGCACAGACGCAGCAGCACACGCCTGACTCGCGCCTCCCTGCGCCTGAGCCAGAGCTCACAag ATAACTGCAGCTCTCCTGCGGCTGCGGCTCCTGACGAAGGCCACGATTCAGCAGCAGAGtcgacggcagcagcagcagcagcagcagcagcagcgtcggTCTTTTCCTCCGGGCGCAGGATCACTCGCAGCCAGCAGGGGGCGTCAAACGCCACGGCCAAGAAGTACCCCCTCCGTCAGAGCAGGTCGTCCGGCTCGGACACCGAGGCTAACG ACATCAAGCGGGGGGCGGATCGGGACGAGACCCCTCCTCGCACCCCGACGGGAAACGCGCCGTCCTCAGAGTCGGACATCGAGGTTTCCAGCCCGAGCAACGACCTGGTGTCGTCCAGCAACGACATCGTGGTGTctcaggaggaggacgagaggctGGCCAAGGAGCTCTCGCTGAAAGAAGCCGCCGCCCACGACCTTTCCCACCGGCCCAAGCGACGCCGTTTCCACGAGAGCTACAACTTCAACATGAAGTGTCCCACGCCCGGCTGCAACTCACTGG GTCATCTAACAGGCAGACATGAGAGACATTTCTCCATATCAGGATGCCCCCTATACCACAACCTCTCTGCCGATGAATGCAAG GGCAAAGCAACGACGCGCGACAAACAGGCCGAGGAAAGGACGCTGTCGCACCGCCAGGACGAGAACAGGCACTCCACGAGAAACCAG GCCCCTTCAGATCGTCAGCTGCGATACAAAGAGAAAGTGACagagctgaggaggaagaggaactcTGGCCTCAATAAGGAACAGAAGGACAAGTACATG GAGCACCGTCAAAGCCACGGGACGAGTCGGGAGCCGCTGCTGGAGAACATCACCAGCGACTACGACCTCGAGCTGTTCAGGAAAGCGCAGGCACGTGCATCGGACGACCTT GAGAAGCTCCGTCTCGCCGGCCAGGTGTCGGAGGGCAGCAACATGATCAAGACCATCGTGTTTGGACGCTACGAGCTGGACACCTGGTACCACTCCCCGTATCCGGAGGAGTACGCCCGCCTGGGGAGGCTCTACATGTGCGAGTTCTGCCTTAAGTACATGAAGAGCCAGACCATTCTGCGCAGGCACATG GCCAAGTGTGTGTGGAAGCATCCTCCAGGCGATGAGATCTACAGGAAGGGCAACATCTCTGTGTTCGAGGTTgatggaaagaagaacaag ATTTACTGTCAAAACTTATGTCTGCTGGCAAAACTCTTCCTGGACCACAAGACTCTGTATTACGACGTCGAACCGTTCCTCTTCTACGTCATGACCGAAGCAGACAACACGGGGTGCCACCTGGTCGGGTACTTCTCCAAG GAGAAGAACTCTTTCCTGAACTACAACGTGTCCTGCATCCTCACCATGCCACAGTACATGAGGCAGGGCTACGGCAAGATGCTCATAGACTTCA GTTACCTGTTGTccaaggtggaggagaaggtgggATCCCCTGAGCGCCCCCTGTCTGACCTGGGCCTCATCAGCTACAGAAGTTACTGGAAGGAGGTGCTGCTGCGCTACCTGAACAACTTTCAGGGCAAGGAGATCTCCATCAAAG AGATCAGCCAAGAGACGGCCGTGAACCCGGTGGACATCGTCAGCACACTACAGTCCCTCCAGATGCTCAAATACTGGAAGGGAAAGCACCTGGTTTTAAAGCGACAG GACCTCATTGACGACTGGAAGGCCAAGGAGACCAAGCGTGGTAACGGCAAAACCATTGACCCCACAGCCTTAAAATGGACCCCGCCTAAAGGGACGTAG
- the LOC124998054 gene encoding histone acetyltransferase KAT7-like isoform X2 produces the protein MPRRKRTAGSSSDGTEDSDFSADLEHAEASEIVHRRSSTRLTRASLRLSQSSQDNCSSPAAAAPDEGHDSAAESTAAAAAAAAAASVFSSGRRITRSQQGASNATAKKYPLRQSRSSGSDTEANDIKRGADRDETPPRTPTGNAPSSESDIEVSSPSNDLVSSSNDIVVSQEEDERLAKELSLKEAAAHDLSHRPKRRRFHESYNFNMKCPTPGCNSLGHLTGRHERHFSISGCPLYHNLSADECKGKATTRDKQAEERTLSHRQDENRHSTRNQAPSDRQLRYKEKVTELRRKRNSGLNKEQKDKYMEHRQSHGTSREPLLENITSDYDLELFRKAQARASDDLEKLRLAGQVSEGSNMIKTIVFGRYELDTWYHSPYPEEYARLGRLYMCEFCLKYMKSQTILRRHMAKCVWKHPPGDEIYRKGNISVFEVDGKKNKIYCQNLCLLAKLFLDHKTLYYDVEPFLFYVMTEADNTGCHLVGYFSKEKNSFLNYNVSCILTMPQYMRQGYGKMLIDFSYLLSKVEEKVGSPERPLSDLGLISYRSYWKEVLLRYLNNFQGKEISIKEISQETAVNPVDIVSTLQSLQMLKYWKGKHLVLKRQDLIDDWKAKETKRGNGKTIDPTALKWTPPKGT, from the exons ATGCCCCGGAGAAAG AGGACCGCAGGCAGCAGCTCGGACGGGACGGAGGACTCTGACTTTTCCGCCGACCTCGAACACGCCGAAGCTTCGGAGATCGTGCACAGACGCAGCAGCACACGCCTGACTCGCGCCTCCCTGCGCCTGAGCCAGAGCTCACAag ATAACTGCAGCTCTCCTGCGGCTGCGGCTCCTGACGAAGGCCACGATTCAGCAGCAGAGtcgacggcagcagcagcagcagcagcagcagcagcgtcggTCTTTTCCTCCGGGCGCAGGATCACTCGCAGCCAGCAGGGGGCGTCAAACGCCACGGCCAAGAAGTACCCCCTCCGTCAGAGCAGGTCGTCCGGCTCGGACACCGAGGCTAACG ACATCAAGCGGGGGGCGGATCGGGACGAGACCCCTCCTCGCACCCCGACGGGAAACGCGCCGTCCTCAGAGTCGGACATCGAGGTTTCCAGCCCGAGCAACGACCTGGTGTCGTCCAGCAACGACATCGTGGTGTctcaggaggaggacgagaggctGGCCAAGGAGCTCTCGCTGAAAGAAGCCGCCGCCCACGACCTTTCCCACCGGCCCAAGCGACGCCGTTTCCACGAGAGCTACAACTTCAACATGAAGTGTCCCACGCCCGGCTGCAACTCACTGG GTCATCTAACAGGCAGACATGAGAGACATTTCTCCATATCAGGATGCCCCCTATACCACAACCTCTCTGCCGATGAATGCAAG GGCAAAGCAACGACGCGCGACAAACAGGCCGAGGAAAGGACGCTGTCGCACCGCCAGGACGAGAACAGGCACTCCACGAGAAACCAG GCCCCTTCAGATCGTCAGCTGCGATACAAAGAGAAAGTGACagagctgaggaggaagaggaactcTGGCCTCAATAAGGAACAGAAGGACAAGTACATG GAGCACCGTCAAAGCCACGGGACGAGTCGGGAGCCGCTGCTGGAGAACATCACCAGCGACTACGACCTCGAGCTGTTCAGGAAAGCGCAGGCACGTGCATCGGACGACCTT GAGAAGCTCCGTCTCGCCGGCCAGGTGTCGGAGGGCAGCAACATGATCAAGACCATCGTGTTTGGACGCTACGAGCTGGACACCTGGTACCACTCCCCGTATCCGGAGGAGTACGCCCGCCTGGGGAGGCTCTACATGTGCGAGTTCTGCCTTAAGTACATGAAGAGCCAGACCATTCTGCGCAGGCACATG GCCAAGTGTGTGTGGAAGCATCCTCCAGGCGATGAGATCTACAGGAAGGGCAACATCTCTGTGTTCGAGGTTgatggaaagaagaacaag ATTTACTGTCAAAACTTATGTCTGCTGGCAAAACTCTTCCTGGACCACAAGACTCTGTATTACGACGTCGAACCGTTCCTCTTCTACGTCATGACCGAAGCAGACAACACGGGGTGCCACCTGGTCGGGTACTTCTCCAAG GAGAAGAACTCTTTCCTGAACTACAACGTGTCCTGCATCCTCACCATGCCACAGTACATGAGGCAGGGCTACGGCAAGATGCTCATAGACTTCA GTTACCTGTTGTccaaggtggaggagaaggtgggATCCCCTGAGCGCCCCCTGTCTGACCTGGGCCTCATCAGCTACAGAAGTTACTGGAAGGAGGTGCTGCTGCGCTACCTGAACAACTTTCAGGGCAAGGAGATCTCCATCAAAG AGATCAGCCAAGAGACGGCCGTGAACCCGGTGGACATCGTCAGCACACTACAGTCCCTCCAGATGCTCAAATACTGGAAGGGAAAGCACCTGGTTTTAAAGCGACAG GACCTCATTGACGACTGGAAGGCCAAGGAGACCAAGCGTGGTAACGGCAAAACCATTGACCCCACAGCCTTAAAATGGACCCCGCCTAAAGGGACGTAG
- the aldh16a1 gene encoding aldehyde dehydrogenase family 16 member A1, whose protein sequence is MAGSATETVYSIFQSMDKGPAATPSAATAQAWLDHHSRSLGLFIDGKFVRPAERQSRSLVDAKGATVCTTTCAEDDDVSQCASSAVSGYQKWSGLSCCQRSKVLLRSVSVLGQHGQCLSELCDLCEAACSTSALVRLLQFYGGWAELRDTLLAEWMPLGVVAVVTSDDCSLYNLMLKVLPALAMGNSVIVVPGRSSAPPALLLSQLLTGAGLPAGALNVLTGSDVTLAAKVAKNSSVSYVTYSGNKQDGVTLCKATAGAGVPVSVSSCVGATCPFIIFESADIDSAIEEVMDAAFKKRKEVHWVLCVQESVLDAVVARLKLRMPGRKCVSLSSDADRVLVDAAVQEAQQQGATLIQSCSVPSSGALYPPTVLCGAAPSSSFVVSPPPGPLLPLMAFRSNTEAVALGNHSPYGQAASIWTEDLTLALETAKSLSVGSVWVNSHSVSDPCLPACGHKDSGTCTDGGQEGLYHFLRPSSSTASPLPRASPLSMDYSTFGTTAPTVIIPEDPNSASSPRSYLQFVGGKTCKSVSGGSVTVQPPGGDGVLAYCPDGGRKDVRNAVEAAIKVQPGWMKKTPTARAQSLYSLAKGLEAKRKDVAASINVQTGASMEDADKEVELSVARLSVWAAYCDKIQGGSLPMPKSGSALSVPEALGVVGVVLPDKNPLLSMVTLLGATIATGNAVILVPSQKYPLPALTFIQVLQSSDLPAGLVNVITGSRDQLTAALANHSVIKAVWYWGSAEGCQYLQHTCTSPLKTLRLFCQKEGKDVGEDWRRCHPALLEEMWRNAIQWKSMWIPTA, encoded by the exons ATGGCCGGCAGCGCCACCGAGACAGTGTACAGTATCTTCCAAAGCATGGACAAGGGACCCGCAGCAACTCCCAGCGCTGCAACAGCGCAG GCCTGGCTCGACCATCATTCCCGCTCTCTGGGTCTTTTCATCGATGGAAAGTTTGTCCGTCCAGCAGAAAGACAGAGCCGCTCCCTGGTTGATGCTAAAG GTGCGACCGTGTGCACCACAACATGCGCCGAGGACGACGACGTTTCCCAGTGCGCCTCCTCCGCCGTTAGCGGCTACCAGAAATGGAGCGGCCTGAGCTGCTGCCAGAGATCCAAAGTGCTGCTCAG GTCGGTGAGCGTCCTCGGGCAGCACGGCCAGTGTTTGTCGGAGCTGTGCGATCTGTGCGAGGCCGCCTGCTCCACCTCCGCCCTGGTCAGGCTGCTGCAGTTCTACGGCGGCTGGGCCGAGCTCAGAGACACGCTCCTCGCTGAGTGGATGCCGCTGG GTGTGGTGGCAGTAGTTACCTCTGATGACTGCTCCCTCTATAACCTCATGCTCAAAGTCCTCCCAGCTCTGGCCATgg GTAACTCTGTGATCGTGGTCCCTGGTCGAAGCTCCGCCCCCCCAGCGCTCCTGTTGTCCCAGCTTCTCACCGGAGCTGGACTTCCTGCTGGAGCTCTCAACGTTTTAACAGGAAGTGACGTGACGCTTGCCGCTAAAGTGGCCAAGAACTCCAGCGTCAGCTACGTCACCTACAGCGGCAAcaagcag gATGGGGTGACGCTGTGTAAGGCGACAGCGGGGGCGGGCGTCCCCGTGTCCGTGTCCTCGTGCGTGGGCGCGACGTGTCCGTTCATCATCTTCGAATCGGCTGATATTGACAGCGCCATAGAAGAAGTGATGGACGCCGCCttcaagaagaggaaagag GTCCACTGGGTGTTGTGCGTTCAGGAGAGCGTGCTGGACGCCGTCGTGGCCCGACTCAAGCTGCGTATGCCGGGGAGGAAGTGTGTCTCGCTGTCCAGTGATGCAGACCGGGTCCTGGTGGACGCTGCAGTACAGGAGGCTCAGCAGCAGGGGGCCACG TTGATTCAGTCCTGCTCCGTCCCGTCTTCAGGTGCTCTGTACCCTCCCACGGTTCTCTGTGGGGCGGCCCCGTCCTCGTCCTTCGTCGTCAGCCCCCCTCCTGGACCCCTGCTGCCTCTCATGGCCTTCAGGAGCAACACAGAAGCAGTGGCCCTCG GGAATCACAGTCCGTATGGCCAGGCAGCGTCTATCTGGACTGAAGACCTCACCCTGGCTCTGGAGACAGCCAAGAG CCTGTCGGTCGGCTCAGTTTGGGTGAACTCTCACTCCGTGTCCGACCCCTGTCTCCCAGCCTGCGGTCACAAAGACAGCGGCACCTGCACTGACGGAGGCCAGGAG gGTCTTTACCATTTTCTGCGGCCGTCATCTTCTAcagcttctcctcttcctcgcgCCTCACCTCTCTCTATGGACTACTCAACATTTGGAACAACTGCACCTACAGTTATTATCCCCGAAGATCCAAACTCTGCTAG CTCTCCTCGGTCCTACCTTCAGTTTGTCGGCGGTAAGACGTGCAAGTCGGTGTCCGGCGGCAGTGTGACGgtgcagccaccagggggcgacgGCGTGTTGGCCTATTGTCCAGACGGAGGACGGAAAGATGTCCGTAACGCCGTGGAGGCTGCTATCAAAGTCCAACCCGG CTGGATGAAAAAGACCCCGACTGCACGCGCTCAGTCTCTTTACTCTCTGGCTAAGGGCCTTGAGGCAAAGAGGAAGGACGTAGCGGCGTCCATTAACGTCCAGACCGGCGCGTCCATGGAGGACGCTGACAAGGAGGTGGAGCTCAGCGTGGCCAGGCTCAGTGTTTGGGCAGCTTACTGCGACAAGATCCAGGGAGGATCTCTG CCCATGCCAAAGTCCGGCTCGGCCCTCTCCGTCCCTGAGGCTCTGGGAGTCGTGGGGGTGGTGCTACCTGACAAGAATCCCCTCCTCTCCATGGTAACGCTCCTTGGGGCGACCATCGCCACGGGCAACGCTGTCATCCTGGTCCCCAGTCAGAAGTACCCACTGCCGGCGTTGACGTTTATTCAG GTGCTCCAGTCGTCAGACCTGCCCGCAGGTCTAGTAAACGTCATAACGGGAAGTCGAGATCAGCTGACGGCTGCTCTTGCTAATCACAGTGTCATCAAGGCCGTCTGGTACTGGGGCAGCGCTGAG
- the LOC124998054 gene encoding histone acetyltransferase KAT7-like isoform X3 translates to MGSLLNYPLRTAGSSSDGTEDSDFSADLEHAEASEIVHRRSSTRLTRASLRLSQSSQDNCSSPAAAAPDEGHDSAAESTAAAAAAAAAASVFSSGRRITRSQQGASNATAKKYPLRQSRSSGSDTEANDIKRGADRDETPPRTPTGNAPSSESDIEVSSPSNDLVSSSNDIVVSQEEDERLAKELSLKEAAAHDLSHRPKRRRFHESYNFNMKCPTPGCNSLGHLTGRHERHFSISGCPLYHNLSADECKGKATTRDKQAEERTLSHRQDENRHSTRNQAPSDRQLRYKEKVTELRRKRNSGLNKEQKDKYMEHRQSHGTSREPLLENITSDYDLELFRKAQEKLRLAGQVSEGSNMIKTIVFGRYELDTWYHSPYPEEYARLGRLYMCEFCLKYMKSQTILRRHMAKCVWKHPPGDEIYRKGNISVFEVDGKKNKIYCQNLCLLAKLFLDHKTLYYDVEPFLFYVMTEADNTGCHLVGYFSKEKNSFLNYNVSCILTMPQYMRQGYGKMLIDFSYLLSKVEEKVGSPERPLSDLGLISYRSYWKEVLLRYLNNFQGKEISIKEISQETAVNPVDIVSTLQSLQMLKYWKGKHLVLKRQDLIDDWKAKETKRGNGKTIDPTALKWTPPKGT, encoded by the exons ATGGGATCTTTATTGAATTATCCGCtg AGGACCGCAGGCAGCAGCTCGGACGGGACGGAGGACTCTGACTTTTCCGCCGACCTCGAACACGCCGAAGCTTCGGAGATCGTGCACAGACGCAGCAGCACACGCCTGACTCGCGCCTCCCTGCGCCTGAGCCAGAGCTCACAag ATAACTGCAGCTCTCCTGCGGCTGCGGCTCCTGACGAAGGCCACGATTCAGCAGCAGAGtcgacggcagcagcagcagcagcagcagcagcagcgtcggTCTTTTCCTCCGGGCGCAGGATCACTCGCAGCCAGCAGGGGGCGTCAAACGCCACGGCCAAGAAGTACCCCCTCCGTCAGAGCAGGTCGTCCGGCTCGGACACCGAGGCTAACG ACATCAAGCGGGGGGCGGATCGGGACGAGACCCCTCCTCGCACCCCGACGGGAAACGCGCCGTCCTCAGAGTCGGACATCGAGGTTTCCAGCCCGAGCAACGACCTGGTGTCGTCCAGCAACGACATCGTGGTGTctcaggaggaggacgagaggctGGCCAAGGAGCTCTCGCTGAAAGAAGCCGCCGCCCACGACCTTTCCCACCGGCCCAAGCGACGCCGTTTCCACGAGAGCTACAACTTCAACATGAAGTGTCCCACGCCCGGCTGCAACTCACTGG GTCATCTAACAGGCAGACATGAGAGACATTTCTCCATATCAGGATGCCCCCTATACCACAACCTCTCTGCCGATGAATGCAAG GGCAAAGCAACGACGCGCGACAAACAGGCCGAGGAAAGGACGCTGTCGCACCGCCAGGACGAGAACAGGCACTCCACGAGAAACCAG GCCCCTTCAGATCGTCAGCTGCGATACAAAGAGAAAGTGACagagctgaggaggaagaggaactcTGGCCTCAATAAGGAACAGAAGGACAAGTACATG GAGCACCGTCAAAGCCACGGGACGAGTCGGGAGCCGCTGCTGGAGAACATCACCAGCGACTACGACCTCGAGCTGTTCAGGAAAGCGCAG GAGAAGCTCCGTCTCGCCGGCCAGGTGTCGGAGGGCAGCAACATGATCAAGACCATCGTGTTTGGACGCTACGAGCTGGACACCTGGTACCACTCCCCGTATCCGGAGGAGTACGCCCGCCTGGGGAGGCTCTACATGTGCGAGTTCTGCCTTAAGTACATGAAGAGCCAGACCATTCTGCGCAGGCACATG GCCAAGTGTGTGTGGAAGCATCCTCCAGGCGATGAGATCTACAGGAAGGGCAACATCTCTGTGTTCGAGGTTgatggaaagaagaacaag ATTTACTGTCAAAACTTATGTCTGCTGGCAAAACTCTTCCTGGACCACAAGACTCTGTATTACGACGTCGAACCGTTCCTCTTCTACGTCATGACCGAAGCAGACAACACGGGGTGCCACCTGGTCGGGTACTTCTCCAAG GAGAAGAACTCTTTCCTGAACTACAACGTGTCCTGCATCCTCACCATGCCACAGTACATGAGGCAGGGCTACGGCAAGATGCTCATAGACTTCA GTTACCTGTTGTccaaggtggaggagaaggtgggATCCCCTGAGCGCCCCCTGTCTGACCTGGGCCTCATCAGCTACAGAAGTTACTGGAAGGAGGTGCTGCTGCGCTACCTGAACAACTTTCAGGGCAAGGAGATCTCCATCAAAG AGATCAGCCAAGAGACGGCCGTGAACCCGGTGGACATCGTCAGCACACTACAGTCCCTCCAGATGCTCAAATACTGGAAGGGAAAGCACCTGGTTTTAAAGCGACAG GACCTCATTGACGACTGGAAGGCCAAGGAGACCAAGCGTGGTAACGGCAAAACCATTGACCCCACAGCCTTAAAATGGACCCCGCCTAAAGGGACGTAG